In a single window of the Aminomonas paucivorans DSM 12260 genome:
- a CDS encoding Lrp/AsnC family transcriptional regulator has protein sequence MPRKKLNLLDATGRKILGHLVKDARMPLKEIGERVSLSVPAVAERVQRMEEEGIIRGYEAKLDYDKIGCPVHILVEIHGAKDRSLINDVQARVPEVIQYWVVTGEMDYLVEVAVCSRKRLEEVIRVLEKIGLTKTHLVLYKEFPQLPPVGVVHAGTEGE, from the coding sequence ATGCCGAGGAAGAAGCTGAACCTGCTGGACGCGACGGGGAGGAAGATCCTGGGGCACCTGGTGAAGGATGCCCGGATGCCCCTCAAGGAGATCGGGGAGCGGGTGAGCCTTTCCGTGCCCGCGGTGGCGGAGCGGGTGCAGCGCATGGAGGAGGAGGGGATCATCCGGGGGTACGAGGCCAAGCTGGACTACGACAAGATCGGCTGTCCCGTGCACATCCTCGTGGAGATCCACGGGGCCAAGGATCGATCCCTGATCAACGACGTGCAGGCCCGGGTGCCCGAGGTGATCCAGTATTGGGTGGTCACCGGGGAGATGGACTACCTGGTGGAGGTGGCGGTGTGCAGCCGCAAGCGCCTGGAGGAGGTGATCCGGGTGCTGGAGAAGATCGGTCTCACCAAGACCCATCTGGTGCTCTACAAGGAGTTCCCCCAGCTTCCCCCGGTGGGGGTGGTGCACGCGGGGACGGAGGGGGAGTGA